In the Terriglobales bacterium genome, CGGCTTCCGAGCGCGAGCTTTGGAGTCAGGCACAATCGCTCCTCAGCCGCCACAGTCCCGGCGACTTTAACCAGGCCATGATGGAACTGGGCGCGACCGTCTGCCTGCCGGGCGCGCCCCGCTGCGACCGCTGTCCAGTCTTCGCCTGGTGCCGCACGCGCGGCGCCGCGCCGGGCCGGGTCGCGCTGCCACGCTCGAAGAAGAAGCAGGTCAGATTCTCGCTCGCCGCCCGCAAGGACTCCGTCCTGCTCACGCGGCGCGCCCCGGGCGCTTCGCTCATGCCCCGGATGTGGGAGCTGCCGCAAACCCCGTCCCGGAATGGCGCCTCGGGCCGGAAGCCCGCCGTCCTTTTCCGACTGCGCCACTCCATCACCGACACCGACTACCGGGTCACGGTCCTGCGAGGCGCGGCGCGCGCCAGTCAAGCCAACGGAAGCTGGGTCCGCCTCTCACGCCTGCCGCGGCTGCCGCTCACCGGACTCGCCCGCAAGATCCTGCGCCGCTCCAACCTCCTCGTTTAGAATTAGAGCGGAGGAGGGAACATGACAGCTCTCGACGCCGGCGTTAGCGCCCCCGACTTCGCGCTGAACGGCATGAACGGGGAGAAGATTTCCCTGGCCGAGGCTCGCAAGAAGGGCCCGGTCGTCGCCGCCTTCTTCAAGATCAGTTGTCCTGTCTGCCAGTACGCCTTTCCGTATCTGGAACGCATCTTCAAGGCCTACCCCAGCAGCCCGGTGACGCTGGTGGGCGTGTCGCAGAACGAAAAGAAAGAAACTGCCGGCTTCGCGCGCGAGTACGGCATCACCTTTCCACTGCTGCTCGACGACCCCAGCGCTTACCTGGCCTCGAACGCGTATGGGCTGACCAACGTGCCGACCATCTTCCTCATCGCGCCCGGCGGCAAGATCGAGCTTTCGATCGTGGGCTGGAGCAAGCGCGACCTCGAGGACCTGAACGCGCGTGTCGCCCAAGCCTGTGGCGTCGCTGCTGCGAAGCTTTTCAAGTCCGGCGAGCAGGTGGACGAATTCAAGCCCGGTTGAGGGTCTCTCAACTAGCCCGCGGTCGCGGGCCGGCGTCAGCAATCACACTCGCATGAGAATCCTACAGACCGCGTTTCGCTGGCTGGCACTCCTGACGGTGCTCTCCTGCGCCGCCTCCGCCGGGACACTCCTCCTCCAGAACGCCGTGGTTTATGACGGCACCGGGCGCCCGGGCTTCCGCGCCGACGTTCGCATTGACGGCGAGCGCATCGTCGCCGTCGCCCCGCATCTGAAGCCCCGCCCCGGCGAAGCCGTGCGCGACGTCTACGGCCTGGCGCTGGCGCCCGGCTTCGTGGACATGCACAGCCACGCCGACGCCCGCATCCTCGAGCTGCCCACCGCTGACAACGTCATCCGCCAGGGCATCACCACCGTACTGGTGGGGCAGGACGGCGCC is a window encoding:
- a CDS encoding TlpA disulfide reductase family protein, which codes for MTALDAGVSAPDFALNGMNGEKISLAEARKKGPVVAAFFKISCPVCQYAFPYLERIFKAYPSSPVTLVGVSQNEKKETAGFAREYGITFPLLLDDPSAYLASNAYGLTNVPTIFLIAPGGKIELSIVGWSKRDLEDLNARVAQACGVAAAKLFKSGEQVDEFKPG
- a CDS encoding A/G-specific adenine glycosylase; this translates as MNLFAGTAEAARRRFRARLIRWYRRHRRGLPWRNTRDPYRIWVSEIMLQQTRVAAVLSHYKDFLRRFPKVRKLAAARESSVLAAWSGLGYYARARSLHAAAKEIVRERRGRFPRSAEELGALPGIGRYTAAAIASIAFGRPEAVVDGNVARVLRRLSGAPASERELWSQAQSLLSRHSPGDFNQAMMELGATVCLPGAPRCDRCPVFAWCRTRGAAPGRVALPRSKKKQVRFSLAARKDSVLLTRRAPGASLMPRMWELPQTPSRNGASGRKPAVLFRLRHSITDTDYRVTVLRGAARASQANGSWVRLSRLPRLPLTGLARKILRRSNLLV